TTCTTCCAGCAGCCGTTCAAGTACGGCGCCGATATCGTCTTCCACTCCACCACCAAGTACCTCAACGGCCACAGCGACATGGTGGGCGGAATCGCCCTCGTGAACGACGACGACCTGGCCGACAAGCTCAACTTCATCCAGAATGCCGCCGGCGCCGTGCCCGGGCCGTTCGACTCGTGGCTGGCCCTGCGCGGCACCAAGACGCTGCACCTCCGCATGCCCCGGCACGACACCAACGGCCGCGCCATCGCCGCGTGGCTGGCCGAGCGGGTGGGCGCCGAACAGGTCAACTACATCGGATTGCCCACCCACCCCCAGCACGACCTGGCCAAGCGCCAGATGACGGGGTTCGGCGGCATGATGAGCGTGGAGATGGGCACCAAGGAGCGCGCCGCGCACGTCCTGGGCCGCGTCCACGTGTTCTCGCTGGCCGAATCCCTGGGCGGCGTGGAATCGCTGATCAGCCATCCGGCCATGATGACCCACGCCTCCGTGGACGCCGACCGCCGCGCCGCCCTCGGCATCACGGACGGCCTCATCCGCCTGTCGTGCGGCGTGGAGGACATCGGCGACCTGCTGGCCGACCTCGACCACGCCTTCCAGGGGCTTCCCGAGCAGGCCCGCCGCGACCGCCAGCCCAGAACCGCGGCCGCGACACCCGCATGAGGCTGCCCACGTAGGGAACAGGAACGGTCATCGCCACTGGGTGCCCGCCGCCGGCGGGCACCCAGCGCTCCGCCTTCCTTCATCCGGGTCGCTCCTATGCCACGCATCCCGCTCGTTCAGATCTCCTCGCGCGCCTGGGAACACCCGGCCGATCGCGCAGCGCTCAACACGCTGCGGTCCATCCCCGGCTTCGACGAAGTGGTGCGCAAAGTCGCCTCCTTCTTCGGGGAGCGCGGCGTCCGCCAACTCTTCCTCGCCAACGCGGTCCGCGTGAGCGACCACCAGCGGCCCAAGCTCAACGCCCTGTACAGCGAGGTGCTGGAGACGCTCGACTGGCCCACGCGCCCGCAGCTCTACGTCACGCAGACGCCGTTCGTGAATGCCGGCGCCGTGGGCTTCGACGACCCGTTCATCGTCATGAACTCGGCCACCCTCGCCATGCTCGACGAGGACGAACAGCGGTTCATCCTGGCCCACGAGCTGGGCCACATCATGAGCGGCCACACCACCTACCGGACGATCGCCATCATCATCCTCACGGTGGGCATCAGCAATCTGCCCTTCCTGGCTGGCGTCGCCCTGCTCCCGTTCCAGCTCGCCCTGCTCGAGTGGTACCGCAAGAGCGAACTGTCGTCCGACCGCGCCGGCCTGCTCGGCACCCAGGATCTGAACGTGGTGATGGGCGGCTTCATGAAGCTCGCCGGCGGCACCGCGCCGGCGGGCGATCAGGCGAGCCTCGAGGAGTTCATGCGCCAGGCGGAGGAATACGAGACCGGCGGCAACGCCTGGGACACCGTGTTCAAGGTGCTCAACACCGCGTTCCGCGACCACCCGTTCAACACCGTGCGCGCCTCCGAGCTGCTGCGGTGGCACCGGAGCGGGGCCTACGACGCGATCGTCGCCGGCAACTACGCGCGACGCGGCGCCGACGACCGTCCGCTCACCGACGACTACATGGACGCCGCCGGCTACTACGGCGAGCAGACGCGGTCCACCTTCCAGCAGTTCGGCGACGTGGTAACGCGCGCCAAGGACGCCTTCAACGAGGCATGGCGCGGCACGCCCAAATGAAGGTGCTCCTGGTCGGCGGCGGGGGGCGCGAGCACGCGCTCGCATGGAAGCTGCAGCACGACGATCCCTCGCTCTCCCTCATCGCCGCACCGGGCAACCCCGGCATCGCCGAACTCGCCGAGTGCGTGCCGGTGGCGGCCACCGACATCGAGCGGCTCCTCACCCTCGCCCGGGAGCGCGCGGTCGATCTGGTGGTCGTGGGCCCCGAGGCGCCGCTCGCCGCCGGCATCGTGGACCGCTTCCGCAGCGCCGGCATCCCGATCTTCGGCCCCACGCAGGCCGCCGCCGAGATCGAGACCTCCAAGGCATTCGCCAAGCAGCTCATGCTCCAGGCCGGCGTGCCCACGGCACGCGCCCGGATCTTCACCACGGTGCCCGAAGCCAGGGCCTGCGCGCGCGAGTACGGCGCCCCGGTGGTGATCAAGGCGTCGGGGCTCGCCGCCGGCAAGGGCGTGATCGTGTGCGACACGCTCGCCCAGGCCGACGCCGCGATCGAGGCGATGCTCGTGGGCAACGCGTTCGGCGACAGCGGGCACGAGGTGCTCGTGGAAGAGTTCATGACCGGCGAGGAGCTGTCGGTGCTCGCCCTCACCGACGGCGAGCGCGTGCTGTCGCTCGTGCCGGCGCAGGATCACAAGCGGCTCCTGGCCGGCGACCGCGGCCCCAACACCGGCGGCATGGGCGCCTACGCGCCGCTGTCGCTGGGCGCCCGGCTCGGCGGCGTGTCGCCCGACACCGCCCCCCTGTTGCGCGAGATCGAGACGCGCGTGCTGCTCCCCACGCTCCGTGCCATGCGCGAGTGCGGCCGCCCGTTCACCGGCCTGCTGTATGCCGGCATCATGATCACCGCCGACGGCCCCAAGGTGGTGGAGTTCAACTGCCGGTTCGGCGACCCCGAAACGCAGGCCGTGCTCCCGGTGGCCCACATGCAACCGTCACTGCTCCACGTCATGCGCGCCATCGCCACCGGCGCCGGCATCCCCGCCGGCGCCCGCTGCGAGGCATCGGGCCACGCCGTGACCACCGTGCTCGCCGCCGCCGGCTATCCCGAGCAGCCGCGCGCCGGCGACGAGATCGCGCTCCCCGAGCCGGTGTGGAACGCCATCGTCTTCCACGCCGGCACCGCGCGCAACGCGCGCGGCGCGCTCGTCACCGCGGGCGGCCGCGTGCTCGCCGTGACCGGCCTCGGCGACACGTTCGCCGAGGCGCAGCAGGTGAGCGCCGCCGTGGCCGCGCAGGTGACGTTCGCCGGCAAGCAGTTCCGCGACGACATCGGCTGGCGCGAGCGCGCGCGCGGTGCCTGAGCTTCCCGAAACCGAGACCATCGCCCGCGACCTCGACCGCCAGGTCACCGGCGCCACGATCGTCGCCGTTGCAGTGCCCAGGCCCGACGTCTTGCGCGAGGTGACCGCCCGCGTGCTCCGACGGCGGCTCGCGGGCGCGCGGATCGCGCATTGCTGGCGGCGCGCCAAACTCGTCGTGCTCGATCTCTCCACGGGAGATCGGCTGGTGGTGCAGCCCCGGTTCACCGGCGCGCTGCTGCTCGACGACGGCCAGCTCGACGAGCGCGAGCGGGCCTACGCCACCATCCGCCTCGCCCTCGACGACGGCCGCACGCTCATCTATCGTGACATCCGGCGCCTGGGAACCGTCGCCCTCATGCCGCCGGCGCGCTTCGAGCGCTACGTGGCGGCGCTCGGCGTCGAACCTCTTGACCCCGCGTTCGGCGCGGGTGAACTATCGGACCTTCTGCAAACGAGCCGGCAGGCGGTGAAGAAGGTGCTCATGGATCAGCGGCGGTTGGCAGGCGTGGGCAACATCTACGCCAACGAAGCCCTGTGGCGCGCCGGGATCGATCCGTCGCGGCAGGCCCGGGGCATTTCCCCCGCCGAGGCTGCGGCACTTCACGCAGCCATTATCGGCGTGTTGCGGGAGTCGATCGAGGCGCGCGGCACGAGTTTTCGCGACTATCGCGATGCCAACGGTAACGCCGGCGCCTTTGCCGAGCAGCTGGCGGTGTACGGGCGAGCCGATCGTCCCTGCCCGCGCTGCGGCACGCGCCTCGTGGGCACCCACGCGATCGATGGACGGAGCACCGTGCTGTGTCCGCGCTGCCAGCACTAGCGCT
The window above is part of the Gemmatimonadaceae bacterium genome. Proteins encoded here:
- a CDS encoding PLP-dependent transferase produces the protein FFQQPFKYGADIVFHSTTKYLNGHSDMVGGIALVNDDDLADKLNFIQNAAGAVPGPFDSWLALRGTKTLHLRMPRHDTNGRAIAAWLAERVGAEQVNYIGLPTHPQHDLAKRQMTGFGGMMSVEMGTKERAAHVLGRVHVFSLAESLGGVESLISHPAMMTHASVDADRRAALGITDGLIRLSCGVEDIGDLLADLDHAFQGLPEQARRDRQPRTAAATPA
- a CDS encoding M48 family metallopeptidase, coding for MPRIPLVQISSRAWEHPADRAALNTLRSIPGFDEVVRKVASFFGERGVRQLFLANAVRVSDHQRPKLNALYSEVLETLDWPTRPQLYVTQTPFVNAGAVGFDDPFIVMNSATLAMLDEDEQRFILAHELGHIMSGHTTYRTIAIIILTVGISNLPFLAGVALLPFQLALLEWYRKSELSSDRAGLLGTQDLNVVMGGFMKLAGGTAPAGDQASLEEFMRQAEEYETGGNAWDTVFKVLNTAFRDHPFNTVRASELLRWHRSGAYDAIVAGNYARRGADDRPLTDDYMDAAGYYGEQTRSTFQQFGDVVTRAKDAFNEAWRGTPK
- the purD gene encoding phosphoribosylamine--glycine ligase, with amino-acid sequence MKVLLVGGGGREHALAWKLQHDDPSLSLIAAPGNPGIAELAECVPVAATDIERLLTLARERAVDLVVVGPEAPLAAGIVDRFRSAGIPIFGPTQAAAEIETSKAFAKQLMLQAGVPTARARIFTTVPEARACAREYGAPVVIKASGLAAGKGVIVCDTLAQADAAIEAMLVGNAFGDSGHEVLVEEFMTGEELSVLALTDGERVLSLVPAQDHKRLLAGDRGPNTGGMGAYAPLSLGARLGGVSPDTAPLLREIETRVLLPTLRAMRECGRPFTGLLYAGIMITADGPKVVEFNCRFGDPETQAVLPVAHMQPSLLHVMRAIATGAGIPAGARCEASGHAVTTVLAAAGYPEQPRAGDEIALPEPVWNAIVFHAGTARNARGALVTAGGRVLAVTGLGDTFAEAQQVSAAVAAQVTFAGKQFRDDIGWRERARGA
- the mutM gene encoding bifunctional DNA-formamidopyrimidine glycosylase/DNA-(apurinic or apyrimidinic site) lyase; translation: MPELPETETIARDLDRQVTGATIVAVAVPRPDVLREVTARVLRRRLAGARIAHCWRRAKLVVLDLSTGDRLVVQPRFTGALLLDDGQLDERERAYATIRLALDDGRTLIYRDIRRLGTVALMPPARFERYVAALGVEPLDPAFGAGELSDLLQTSRQAVKKVLMDQRRLAGVGNIYANEALWRAGIDPSRQARGISPAEAAALHAAIIGVLRESIEARGTSFRDYRDANGNAGAFAEQLAVYGRADRPCPRCGTRLVGTHAIDGRSTVLCPRCQH